From Phycodurus eques isolate BA_2022a chromosome 20, UOR_Pequ_1.1, whole genome shotgun sequence, a single genomic window includes:
- the LOC133395813 gene encoding forkhead box protein H1-like: MQNPGERLRARIPPDGGGVRWEVFRRSTTYLARVAVILQDAPDKMLTFMQLMDRLGPLVREDRKSIENNIRVCLSTNDCFVKIRLLPDSLASKRNFWKLDLSHITAKMVRRHFKDILDFFPELRGRREDGGETAAPSVHIRCEVKFSGPFSIESLLQRDSPAPGGTPPPAGAAVPTEHRRRRHLHLAAQRGHKRNLRRDSEDVVPAALPRGDGKRSCPGPPLPAYASDPFLPYPTYDVPRFRL, translated from the exons ATGCAGAACCCCGGCGAGCGGCTCCGAGCTCGAATCCCTCCCGACGGCGGCGGCGTTCGCTGGGAAGTCTTCCGCAGGAGCACCACCTACCTGGCCCGCGTGGCCGTCATCCTCCAGGACGCCCCGGATAAAATGCTCACCTTCATGCAG TTGATGGACCGGCTGGGGCCGCTGGTCCGAGAGGACAGGAAGTCCATCGAGAACAACATCAGAGTGTGTTTGTCCACCAACGACTGCTTCGTCAAG ATCCGGTTGCTTCCCGACTCCCTGGCCAGCAAGAGGAACTTCTGGAAGCTGGACCTGAGCCACATCACGGCCAAAATGGTGCGCCGTCACTTCAAGGACATCCTGGACTTCTTCCCCGAGCTGCGCGGCCGGCGCGAGGACGGCGGGGAGACCGCGGCGCCGTCCGTCCACATCCGCTGCGAGGTCAAGTTCAGCGGACCCTTCTCCATCGAGTCCCTGCTGCAACGGGACAGCCCGGCCCCCGGCGGAACCCCGCCGCCGGCTGGCGCGGCCGTGCCGACCgagcatcgtcgtcgtcgtcacctGCATCTCGCCGCGCAGCGGGGCCACAAGCGGAACCTCCGACGGGACTCGGAGGATGTGGTTCCCGCTGCCTTGCCGCGCGGCGATGGCAAGCGCTCGTGCCCCGGACCCCCTTTGCCCGCCTACGCCAGCGATCCCTTCCTCCCGTACCCGACGTATGATGTGCCCCGCTTTCGTTTGtga